The sequence aaaataaaaataatatataacatataattttaataatttatgctAGAATACCTAAATTTCACATAAAAATTGGTTTGAATTGAATATTTGGATGAAGAACCAATAgacatttcaaatatttttggtgtTATGAGTATTATGTagttatttcaaaaaatatttacttgggcaacttaaaaatattttatatatttgaatatttttttgatattaaatctaaaattaattaatatatttaagtacaTAAATCTGATTCGGATATATTCACAATACCTAAAATTCAGTTCGTATTGGATATggttcacttctctagataacTCGTTCGAGTATTTAGCCAGATTTAATTTGTTTAGTATTATTCTTAGGATCGGATTTGGTCCGGTTCTTCTAATTCAGGTCTATGCCCAACACTGCTTATCAGTTAGctgttcagattttttttttgtattatcatTGCGTATTTCTTATCTTAAttaatgtaattttaaaatatctaatgctACATTTCTTTTTAGTAATTATTAATATGTTGAAACTTTATCACCGAATGGAGCTTATATAAAGAGCAAAGCAGGAGTGCAGGACATGCatcaaacccaaaaaaaacatgCATGGAGCGCATCACGTAACACCAATTACACAAGTTTCTAACATATGAAATGGTATAGTTCAGTTAAAACTGGATAGTTTTATGCAAAACTTGCCAAAACACAAAATCACCCTACCaacatttatgattaaaaaaaacatttatgatttttctcaaaagagaaaagaaaaacattatgATTTCATACGTATCTCAAAATCAATCTCAAAATTCAAGATGCTGGGCATACTATATTTTTATCAACATAgagttattattatatatatacacatataataacATAAACATATACAACACTTCTCATAGGAATACCAGTTcctatatagaaatatatatatacataaatgcATTAGTTAAATGttgcaaacaaataaaaataaaatattaaaattacaatATATACACACTCCACccgtgttacaaaaaaaagaaaagaaaaacacactcCACCCACATCCTACATACCTTAAGAAATATGAGATGCAaaatcaaaattagatataagttacaaaaaaacgtcaatattatttaaacatgATAGTAGGGTTTAGCAGTGAACCTTCGTCTCTTTCAATGATATCAACCTCTTTCAATTATAgaaatagaaatagaaaatagGGTTTAGTCAAGTAACCTTCAAATACATGAGTATATATAAAACTGATTTCAGAACTCAGTTAAACATTTTGTCATTACattaacttaaaataaatttaaagttatCTTTTGCCCGGCGCTTGCAGTTGATTAAATCACTTGTGTATAGCATTGTTAATTTCTGGAGCTCAGCATTTATCCTCCCAATGACTGGTCTTGATACTATTGAAAGTCTTTTGTAGCGCTTTCTTATGGTCTGGATCACCTCCCTAATCAAACCCATAAAACGAAGGTTGTGTGGGAGGATTTGTGTTACCTAAAAACTGAAGGAGGCCTTGGACTGCATAGCTAGGCTTCGTGAGTCAACTAGAGTTTTTACTCTCTCCCTGATATGGAGGATATTTACTTCGACATGTTCTTTCAGGGTATTTTGGGTTCAACATTATCTTTTGAGGCATAGTTCGTTTTGGGATGCTAAAAAGGATACAGAGGGATCTTAGATTTGGAAGAAGCTTTTAAAGTTGAGACACATAGCATACCCTTTCTTCAATGTTCAGCTTGGAAATGggcaaaatactttttttttggtttgatgaTTGGCTGAAAATGGGTAAACTCTTTGATATTAAAGGAGTCATGGGCCCATGCTACCTCGGTGTAGCAAGGAATGCGAGGGTATGTGAAGCTGTAATGCTTGATCAGTGGTCAATTAGAGGACACATAAGTCACCATTTTCAGGAACTACATGCCAAGATACAAGCAATACCCGCTCCAAGCGCCCAGCAGAGCGATGATATAATTCTTTGGAGACACTCTCCAGATATTTATAAGCCATACTTCTCAATTACTAACACTTGGGAGCAGGTCAGAAGTAAACGGGAAGATGTGCCTTGGAGTAGTAGTATATGGTTTCCGCAGGGTGTTCCTCGGTTTTCTTTCATAGTTTGGCTGGCTGTCATTATAGTGATGACAAATGGCTacaaaagaagttgtaatgtttttcaattaatttaatatacagGGGATTGGTGTAGTACTAAAGTTGTTCTGCATAATTATATCAACATAAAAAGTTGATcgaaaaaaaacatatcttcTCTAACGTAACCATAACTTATCATATGACACACGATTGCACTATGCCACTGAACACGTTGTGTATAGATAAGTTCAACTAGCACTATGATTAAAGGTGATCCCATATCAGACATCTAGAAACTTTAtgctaattaattaatattaatagcACATCAATCAGATATTAAGTAGTTTTAACTTGTATCAAATTCTTCATACAAACTATACATATATCGATTTGGAATGATAATTAGCATATCAATCAAATATTAAGTGTTGGGATTTATTAAATCCAAATCCAACTCTTTATTGTTTGATCAGTAAGATATTGTTTACTTTGTGCCTTAAACAATCCCGTATGGTTTTACTTTTGGATTTTTTTCCATAAGGTTTCATTCTAATTAGAGTTAgacatctttttatatattagactttaCTTTGTCTAATTTCCAATGTGGAACTTTGTTTGATATTTCACATTCTCCTCCTCAAACTAAGGAGCACACTCATCTCGTGTGTTTCTTTTCTTTGAGAATGTGTCTCCCACAACATCTCGGTCCTTTGAGAATGTCACTAAAGGTTCCATGATCTTGATTTGTTTATGCCGAACCTCCCTTTCCCTTACTtgaagggtattttggtcttcttgcagatttTCGTCAACCTGGTTCTGATACCAACTAATTAAATacatgtccaactctatattgtttgtttagtacgatattgtccactttgggccttagGTAAACCCGCatggttttacttttggttttcaTTCCAAAAAGCCTCGTACtaatagagttggacatctctttatatattagacttttCTTTGTCTAACTTTGAAACCTTGAATGgtttttacatattttagttgttgtttaatatgtctaatattttgaacaaaatatcttagtgaaagaaagataaaagacctcttaacattttgaacaaaatatcacaaaaatataatattaactttgaaaaaaaaattcactcaaatttaaaaattacaaataatgtgtatagaaaatttataaatatttttaaagttttaagtaTATTTAATTTAAGGAGGGAAGCCCACAAATTGTTAAACCAGTTCTAGAAGTCGTCAAATAAGAGTCGACTTTGCTTGGGTTGTTGTGCCGTTCGCAGGTCCCACCGACATGTGGCAGCCTGCGATTAGtttgtatttaatttgatttttttttaaatcggatAAAAATCATATACTGAAAACTTATCTTCTTGTCGTTGTATATGacttttagtttaaaaaaaaaaaattatcttcttCATTTCTTTGGTTATATTGTGGTTAGGGTCGATTTGATTGTCATTTTGTAGTAGCttaagaatttataaataacactATAAActgtttaaaataataatcaatcaAACGAGTAATAATGGATAGTCTGAGTAATTATGTTCGACTTTTATCCAGTAAaagttatcttttttttgtaaaaagcaGTAAAAGTTATCttagtctttttcttttgtgttcaactagttttttttttttttttttaaacttttgttCAACTAGTTATCTTAATCTAAAAGGATACTTTTACGGTTTTACCCAAAATTTTGGGTAATTCTCGTCATGAAAATGTCGGGATACATGCCTAGGCGTAGTACTTACTGCTTGGATCGGCAAACGCTAAACTCCTACAAACTTCGTTGATATAAAGCGCAAAGAAATATACATACAGAAAAGCAGATATATATAGCGTATACGATATGATATATTGAGGGCAAACAAACCCAATCAGTAAAATGGACCCCATCAGTTTATCTATAAATAACGTCCCAAACCTCTCCCCTTAAAATTCAACAACACTCATCTTTACCAAAATACaacaacttttgtttttatttccaCGTCTTGAGATAACATAATTTTCGGTTCGTTTTTTCCTAACCGCTAAAAGATGTCGCTAGCTATCGCGGAGGTTTACACGGTGAAGAAGTTTCACACAGAGAGTATGAAGAAACCGGCCAAAGCAACGGTTACCGGCGAGGGAGATGGAAAGATCATCGGAGGTGGGCTCCGGGAGGTAATGAAAACGCCGGTGAAACAGAATGGAACTAGAAATTTCGGACGGTGGTTTGTTGGGAAGCCAAAGAAAAGCTCGGCTAAAGTTTCGGATCCCACGACGATTGagtgaaagaagaaaaaacgtgttctcttgtttttcttttatttttctttctttctttctttctttctttctttcttcattttgttttattttcatgtgtctttttcattttattgtgtgattgtaattttttaaatagtttgtaaactttgtaaaatatatatgaacaaGCAACACTATAGAATGGAACTTTTGGGAAACGTCCTGAATTTTCCTCAATACCATAGCAAGTTGATGAGTTTTATGCCAATCCAAACTAAACATGTGTGCTAGAAAATGCCATTTATGTTGTTTCAACAATATTAAGTATGCGCgagataaacattatatataaaaattattttatttattatatatttttatatattataagataataaatatatattgaataattaaaagttaataactactatatatataattaaattgatgtgaacatataaattaattctattaatccaaacaacaatttttttatttgatatgcaattaaatttaaataatattagcatacatagtatatttttaatattaatgtctattaaatgatgttttctactcatatagtttttttgatcatttgtatcttttatagaaaaaattttaaattactgataacaaaattttcattgtgggattaatagtgttagtaattatatttaaaaaaaaattgtcaatgttcgttcaaagcttttatcaaaaaaaagttgttcaaagtaaattttaaaattaaaatatttatgtattttatatggtatatggtatatatatatatatatatttaatcttaataattaattagattaagctttttacttatatgcttttgtaatcatttgtattttgtcataactaaaattataaaccatggatcacaaaatttaaatatgtgacttttaacagttttaataatttatagtcgttttgaaaaattcaaaatataacatatacataaaaatctaaaattttattatatggttagtatgattatttaatttattttaatagtttaaaattaaacaaattgaatagaagatacactaatttttatcaaatctttattattcaaaatcactAGGAGTTAACCCGCGCTACGCGTAGGGCTATTTTGATTTCAAATGTTAACtatatagttatttttggatgttgtattctgaacaacaacaaaattccGAATTGTATGTTTGTGTGAATACATATTTCCAtggaaaaaaacagaaaactatacatttttcagatacatgtttgatatagtttttcatttcttatattgtatatttacttattatttatttttcttatattgtagggcaattctttcaaatagatcttttaagtttttgtcacaaaatagcctTCAATaagtaaaatgaccaaaatagtctcttttattttgaaaattttaattttagttttttattttttaaaatttgaaaccctatcCTCAAAACTTcatcccttaactctaaaccataagacttattttggtcatttttgtcATGTATagctatttttgtaacaaaaagttaaaagttGCTATCCTAGaaaatttctatatattgtatatttatttattctaattttcttgcttttatataaattatatactattaaagcaaatCCCTCTTTGGATTATGCCCATttcttttcaatatatttacaaCAAAATGCTActgttcttttttcttcttttttttttttaatgaaaatcgTCTACattttttgatcaatcagaAGCAACTATTTTATAGTCTAATTACAGCAACATTAAAACCAAAAGGTCCAAAACATATTCAATCCAATCACAACTACTTTTAAGGCCAATCTCATAACACCCATTTCAGATATAACATAAACCTGCTGAATATTTACCCAATTGATTCTTTGTTAATAATCAAATTCAATATCCTAAAATTAAAGGTTTGTGGGTTAAAACTCAGAacaaaccctatatcctaataccataaaattcaaaatttttgtttatgaattttaaaatatagtatttacATTGTACTACCAGCATAATGAAACCACCAATTTAAATATCAATTTTGAACTAAAGTTAGCATTAGCATTATGCTCTACATTATCCAATCaataattgttagaaaaatatttagagaaacatttattaaatgctAACGCTTTCCAAATGCTCTCTTGCCAATGCTCTTATATGAAGCTTTTAGAAGAGcatttgaatttaaaatttataaaattaataaaaatatataattaattaatttattttatttaataatatcctaaaattatttttatatccagaaaataaaattttgatttctaaaattaatttacaataaaaatatatttataaaaaatagtatttcacatttaaaatataatttattttattttaaatttgaaaaattatttttaagaaatagatattttaattatgaaatttaatttaaaataatattttttgataaaaacatatttttaaaattattaaataaataaattaattatataaccgCTGCTCTACATCTGATGAAAGGAAGGAAGTCGACTACGGTATGGAGGAAATAgttgagtaaattgatagagcaGGCCAATCAAAGCAATCATCTGCCGCTTTCGTAAGTCAATTCCTCAGCTACGGCTATTATTGAATTTCATTTATTGGGCTTTCGGATAGAACAGTTTTCCTTGACTTTGAACCATAAGGTGGTCGGTGTAACAATAATGACATTTGTTGATAGAGGGCGAAGAAACTCATTAATTCATTGATGAGGGCCCCTCATTCAAATGTTATGCATTGTGCTTCCAAAAAAACATGCTTTTTTGGAGAGAGATATTATTTCACCTTCGTCAATCGAGTCACATGTATCTAACATATTCATATCTAATGATTTTCCACAAAGTGGTTTTCTTCAATCAGAATACAAATAAGATCAAAAATGCCATCATTGGGGCAAACAATGCAATAGCTTCGGTTAGAGCAAAGCCCAAAATGGCATAACCAAATGATTGTTTAGCCAATGATGGATTTCGCGCTACAGAATGGATTTTCGTTCACTTTGTTCTCTCTCCCCTTCTCCCGTTAGCTTGTTCCCCTCTTCCCTTCCCAACTTTCCCAGCCCTTCCTCCAAGAGGAGTTACGCCTTTTCCGTAAATGGAGAGAGCGAGCAATTAGAACAATGATCACACAACACTTCCGTGTAACACTAGTCACACAAAGACTTTTGGTGGTCTTATTGACGCATACCACGGTGGGGTTTGCGACTGGGGTGAAGTCGTAACAAGTGGGTGAATCTATATGCTTCTGGGAGTGAAACGAGGTGTTGCACAGTCTGGTATGTTCCTTCTAGTCTCGTTTGGTTTCGAAAGCCTCCCTCTCCCTGTCTCTTACTCTTTGAAAGCTGTCAACGAACTAGCGGGTTGATGGATCATTACCCTGATGATATAATAGAAAAGCTTTTTCTATTTCACAGAATGAGGcgagataacaaaaaaaaatagaaatttgaaTAACCGTACATGATTTTTTGTGCGACTTGAAACAGCTTTATTTGCACTGTTCCCTTCTTTATCGAATAGGGGTTCCTCCGTCACTTCAAATTTTACTAGGGATGAGAACCTGAGAACGCTCTCCACTAAGAATCCCATATGATATGCAGATTAAAGCTCCCGTTTCA is a genomic window of Brassica napus cultivar Da-Ae chromosome A2, Da-Ae, whole genome shotgun sequence containing:
- the LOC106422706 gene encoding uncharacterized protein LOC106422706 produces the protein MSLAIAEVYTVKKFHTESMKKPAKATVTGEGDGKIIGGGLREVMKTPVKQNGTRNFGRWFVGKPKKSSAKVSDPTTIE